The DNA region GTCGGCCACGACGCCCAGGCGTTGATGTGCCTCTACCCTGGCCCCGAGCGGGGTGAGCGTGCGCAGGATGCCGCTCTGCGGTGCCCGTACCCAGCCGCTCGAGCGGCCCTCCAGAGGTTCGATGCGGCGCTCCCGGGTCCGCCGGGGCGGCAGCATCCGGAGATAGCGCATCACCGACAGGACGCCGTATACGCCGACCCGGATCGCGACCTCGTCGAAGCGCAGGGCCTCGCCGGCCTCGTAGACCACGATCGGGATCCCGCGGCGCGCCAGGGCTCGGCGGATCGAGCCGTCCACGAGCGCCGTGTTGATGAGCACCGGGGCGTCGAAGGCGCGTGCCATGCGGACCGTTTCCCGATCGTCGCTGGCCACGACGTCGAAGGGGCGCCCCGCGTCGTGGGCGACGGTAAAGAGCGCTTCGCCGCGAGTGAGATCGACCCTGCGCTGGTCGGCGTCGAGATGCACCGTAAAGGCGGTGTCGGTGTTGAGCACGAAGCGCGAACCGTCGCGGACGCCCGCCGACTGTTGCTCGCCCTTTGCCCGTCACCTAGGCTCGATCGCGATGGCCGAGTACCGAAGGCCCATGGCGGCGATACAGACCACCGCTTGCGCTTCGGGCCGCGCTCAGTCCTACATCGTTTTCACTATTGGCCCTACGGCCGCACGGACGACGCCGCGGGCCGAGACCTGCCATCCATTTCGCCCCGGGACGCCGGTCCCGAGGGCGACCGGTGTCGCGGTCGAGGGGTGGGGACGCCCTGCTTTTCTCTTTCGACTCCCGACCCGAATACCGCATAATGGCGCGGAGCCATTGCCAACCCGGGGGGGACACCATGACCGACAGCTTCCACGCCCGTACCACGCTGCGCCTCGGCGACGGCGATTACGAGGTCTACCGCCTCAAGGCACTCGAAGACCGCCTGCCGGTCGCGACCTTGCCCTATTCGCTCAAGATCCTCTTGGAGAACCTGTTGCGCCACGAGGACGGGGTGAACGTCATGGCCGAGGACATCGAGGCCCTCGCGACCTGGGATCCGAAGGCCGAGCCCTCCAAGGAGATCGCCTTCGTGCCGGCGCGGGTGCTCATGCAGGACTTCACCGGTGTGCCCGCGGTCGTGGACCTCGCGGCGATGCGCGAGGCCATGGAGCGCCTGGGCGGCGATCCCAAGCGCATCAATCCGCTCTCGCCCGCCGAGTTGGTCATCGACCACTCGGTGCAGGTGGATGTCTTCGGGAGCTCGGGGGCCATGGCCCGGAACGCCGCCATCGAGTTCGAGCGCAACGAGGAACGCTATGTATTCCTGCGCTGGGGCCAGCAGGCCTTTTCGAACTTCAAGGTCGTCCCGCCCGACACCGGCATCGTCCACCAGGTGAACCTGGAATTCCTGGCGCGCACCGTGTTCTCGAAGCAGAAAAACGGCATCGCAGAGGCCTATCCCGACACCGTGGTCGGGACCGACTCCCACACCACCATGATCAACGGCCTGGGCGTGCTCGGCTGGGGGGTGGGCGGCATCGAGGCCGAGGCAGCCATGCTCGGCCAGCCGATCTCGATGCTGATCCCCGAGGTCGTGGGCATGAAGCTCACCGGCCGCCTGCCGGAGGGCGCGACGGCCACGGACCTCGTCCTCACCGTGACCCATATGCTCCGCAAGCGCGGCGTGGTCGGCAAGTTTGTGGAGTTCTTCGGCGAGGGCTTGGAGCACCTGCCGCTCGCCGACCGCGCCACCCTCGCCAACATGGCCCCGGAGTATGGAGCGACCTGTGGGATCTTCCCCATCGACGGCGAGACCCTGACCTATCTGCGCCTCTCGGGCCGCAGCGCCGCGCAGGTGGCGCTGGTCGAGGCCTACGCCAAGGCGCAGGGCATGTGGCGCGAGCCGGGCGCCCCCGAGGCTCGCTACAGCGATGCGCTGGCACTCGACATGGGCACGGTCGAGCCCTCGCTCGCCGGCCCCAAGCGCCCCCAGGACCGCATCGCCTTGAAGGCTGCCAAGGGCGTGGTCGAGAAGGTCCTGCACGTCTACCAGGAAGAACGTTCGGGTGCGGCGAGCAAGGACCGCGACATGGACCGCTTCCTGACCGAGGGCGGCGGCACGGCGGTGGGCGGGGAGGAGGCCCATCACAACGGCGTAGAGATGATCGAGATCGACGGGCGCGATGTGGCGTTGAAGGACGGCGCCGTCGTGATCGCCGCCATCACCTCCTGCACCAACACCTCGAACCCGAGCGTCATGATCGGCGCCGGGCTCGTGGCCAAGAAAGCGCGCGAGCGCGGGCTTCGCGCACGACCCTGGGTCAAGACCAGCCTCGCCCCGGGCTCGCAGGTAGTGACCCGCTATCTCACGGAATCGGGGCTTCTGAC from Pseudomonadota bacterium includes:
- a CDS encoding succinylglutamate desuccinylase/aspartoacylase family protein, whose amino-acid sequence is MLNTDTAFTVHLDADQRRVDLTRGEALFTVAHDAGRPFDVVASDDRETVRMARAFDAPVLINTALVDGSIRRALARRGIPIVVYEAGEALRFDEVAIRVGVYGVLSVMRYLRMLPPRRTRERRIEPLEGRSSGWVRAPQSGILRTLTPLGARVEAHQRLGVVAD
- the acnA gene encoding aconitate hydratase AcnA; protein product: MTDSFHARTTLRLGDGDYEVYRLKALEDRLPVATLPYSLKILLENLLRHEDGVNVMAEDIEALATWDPKAEPSKEIAFVPARVLMQDFTGVPAVVDLAAMREAMERLGGDPKRINPLSPAELVIDHSVQVDVFGSSGAMARNAAIEFERNEERYVFLRWGQQAFSNFKVVPPDTGIVHQVNLEFLARTVFSKQKNGIAEAYPDTVVGTDSHTTMINGLGVLGWGVGGIEAEAAMLGQPISMLIPEVVGMKLTGRLPEGATATDLVLTVTHMLRKRGVVGKFVEFFGEGLEHLPLADRATLANMAPEYGATCGIFPIDGETLTYLRLSGRSAAQVALVEAYAKAQGMWREPGAPEARYSDALALDMGTVEPSLAGPKRPQDRIALKAAKGVVEKVLHVYQEERSGAASKDRDMDRFLTEGGGTAVGGEEAHHNGVEMIEIDGRDVALKDGAVVIAAITSCTNTSNPSVMIGAGLVAKKARERGLRARPWVKTSLAPGSQVVTRYLTESGLLTVLEEMGFHVVGYGCTTCIGNSGPLPEAVSHGIARGGLAVCSVLSGNRNFEGRVHPEVKMNFLASPPLVVAYAIAGTMDIDLDRESLGSDRFGMPVYLKDIWPTQREIAEVLARIDSEMFASSYRDIYAGDGRWAEMRVPEGDLFLWDPASTYVKNPPYFDGMGANPPGLKPIERARVLALLGDSITTDHISPAGSIKVDSPAGRYLVESGVEPRDFNSYGARRGNHEVMMRGTFANIRLRNLLVPGTEGGYTAHQPSGEELAIYDAAMRYQAEGTPLVILAGKEYGTGSSRDWAAKGTLLLGVGAVIAESFERIHRSNLVGMGVLPLTFQNGENAASHGLTGRELYRIEGLASGAREVTVVAEDGSGQGKRFTARVRVDTPKEWEYYEHGGILPYVLRQLAA